Proteins from one Desulfocurvus vexinensis DSM 17965 genomic window:
- the rfbC gene encoding dTDP-4-dehydrorhamnose 3,5-epimerase, producing the protein MQVRATSIPGLLVLTPRVFTDQRGFFMETYSRRVLAEHGVACDFVQDNHARSEARGVLRGLHFQTPPSAQAKLVRVSRGAVYDVAVDLRVGSPAYGTWHAETLTADNHVQMFIPAGCVHGYLTLAPGTEFQYKVDAYYDPARDTGILWNDPDLGIPWPEAAPLLSDRDRALPRLADYASPFVFAAGAGPGAATPNPEEGR; encoded by the coding sequence GTGCAGGTGCGGGCCACGAGCATTCCGGGACTGCTGGTCCTGACCCCACGGGTCTTCACGGACCAGCGGGGGTTCTTCATGGAAACCTACAGCCGCCGGGTGCTGGCGGAACACGGCGTGGCCTGCGACTTCGTGCAGGACAACCACGCCCGGTCCGAGGCCCGGGGCGTGCTGCGCGGGCTGCACTTCCAGACGCCGCCCTCGGCCCAGGCCAAGCTGGTGCGCGTGTCGCGCGGGGCGGTGTACGACGTGGCCGTGGACCTGCGCGTGGGCTCCCCGGCCTACGGCACCTGGCACGCCGAAACCCTCACCGCCGACAACCACGTCCAGATGTTCATCCCGGCGGGCTGCGTCCACGGCTACCTGACCCTGGCCCCGGGCACGGAGTTCCAGTACAAGGTGGACGCCTACTACGACCCCGCGCGCGACACCGGCATCCTGTGGAACGACCCGGACCTGGGCATCCCCTGGCCCGAGGCCGCCCCCCTGCTTTCGGACAGGGACCGCGCCCTGCCGCGCCTGGCCGACTACGCCTCGCCCTTCGTCTTCGCCGCGGGCGCCGGGCCCGGCGCCGCAACCCCCAACCCCGAGGAGGGGCGATGA
- a CDS encoding mannose-1-phosphate guanylyltransferase/mannose-6-phosphate isomerase, whose protein sequence is MTRDSAAAKALYGCQALILAGGSGTRLWPYSRTLLPKQLLALTGTATMLQQTAARALEVFAPADVWVVTNEEQFFEVRGQVAGVDPDLEAQVLAEPMRRNTLPAILLGMERVAARDPEALVAVFPSDHLIHKPGVWHEALGRGAALARQGWFVTFGVVPDKPETGYGYIERGAELGDDCFEVARFVEKPDLDTARRFLAGGLHFWNSGMFIFQVRAFLEAVERFQPELAAWWAARGREPLARGYAALPDVSVDYGIMEHVARQAVVRADFGWDDLGSWEALYRLGAKDAAGNVVQGDVLAMDCKDSLLLSRGGKLACVELDGLIVVQTRDATLICPKDKVQRVKDVVERLRAEQSRLVEAHVTVRRPWGSYTVLEEGPHYKIKRIEVLPGARLSLQKHHHRSEHWVVISGTAQVQVDDREILLYENQSVDIPKTALHRLGNPGKVPVEIIEIQSGPYLEEDDIVRFDDVYGRAPREAGPQDDA, encoded by the coding sequence ATGACCCGCGACTCCGCCGCCGCCAAGGCCCTGTACGGCTGCCAGGCGCTGATCCTGGCCGGAGGCTCCGGCACCCGCCTGTGGCCGTATTCGCGCACGCTTTTGCCCAAGCAGCTGCTGGCGCTGACCGGTACGGCCACCATGCTCCAGCAGACGGCGGCCCGGGCCCTGGAGGTCTTCGCCCCTGCCGACGTGTGGGTGGTGACCAACGAGGAGCAGTTCTTCGAGGTGCGCGGGCAGGTGGCCGGGGTGGACCCGGACCTGGAGGCCCAGGTGCTGGCCGAGCCCATGCGCCGCAACACCCTGCCCGCCATCCTGCTGGGCATGGAGCGCGTGGCGGCGCGCGACCCCGAGGCCCTGGTGGCCGTGTTCCCCTCCGACCACCTGATCCACAAGCCCGGGGTCTGGCACGAGGCCCTGGGGCGCGGCGCGGCCCTGGCCCGCCAGGGCTGGTTCGTGACCTTCGGCGTGGTGCCCGACAAGCCCGAAACGGGCTACGGCTACATCGAGCGCGGGGCGGAGCTGGGCGACGACTGCTTCGAGGTCGCCCGCTTCGTGGAAAAGCCCGACCTGGATACGGCCCGCCGCTTCCTGGCCGGGGGGCTGCATTTCTGGAACAGCGGCATGTTCATCTTCCAGGTCCGGGCCTTCCTGGAGGCCGTGGAGCGCTTCCAGCCCGAGCTGGCGGCCTGGTGGGCCGCGCGCGGGCGCGAGCCCCTGGCCCGGGGCTACGCGGCCCTGCCCGACGTGTCCGTGGACTACGGCATCATGGAGCACGTGGCGCGCCAGGCCGTGGTGCGCGCCGACTTCGGCTGGGACGACCTGGGCAGCTGGGAGGCCTTGTACCGCCTGGGCGCCAAGGACGCGGCGGGCAACGTCGTCCAGGGCGATGTGCTGGCCATGGACTGCAAGGACAGCCTGCTGCTCTCGCGCGGGGGCAAGCTGGCCTGCGTGGAGCTGGACGGGCTCATCGTGGTCCAGACGCGCGACGCCACGCTGATCTGCCCCAAGGACAAGGTCCAGCGCGTCAAGGACGTGGTGGAGCGCCTGCGCGCGGAGCAGAGCAGGCTGGTGGAGGCCCACGTCACCGTGCGCCGCCCCTGGGGCAGCTACACGGTGCTGGAAGAGGGCCCGCACTACAAGATCAAGCGCATCGAGGTACTGCCCGGGGCGCGGCTGTCGTTGCAAAAGCACCACCACCGCAGCGAGCACTGGGTGGTCATCTCCGGCACGGCCCAGGTCCAGGTGGACGACCGCGAGATCCTGCTCTACGAGAACCAGTCCGTGGACATCCCCAAGACGGCCCTGCACCGCCTGGGCAACCCCGGCAAGGTGCCCGTGGAGATCATCGAGATCCAGTCCGGCCCGTACCTGGAAGAGGACGACATCGTGCGCTTCGACGACGTGTATGGCCGCGCCCCGCGCGAGGCCGGGCCGCAGGACGACGCCTAG
- the qrcA gene encoding menaquinone reductase multiheme cytochrome c subunit QrcA, which produces MVKKTSGSGGALPFFIGFVAMLLVGWWWFPRVLFSVEQQPIRFSHLVHVDDAGMACEDCHYLNEDGSFSGIPTTESCTDCHTDMMGEDPEEERFINEYVNEEKEVPWLVYQHQPDNVFFSHAAHASQDCTTCHPDVGSSDTPPLHYRNKLTGYSNGGYKIVFGRGVGVDPAYSRGTMKMWECERCHAENGQSNACYVCHR; this is translated from the coding sequence ATGGTGAAGAAAACTTCAGGAAGCGGAGGAGCGTTGCCGTTTTTCATCGGATTCGTGGCAATGCTTCTCGTGGGCTGGTGGTGGTTCCCCCGGGTGCTGTTCAGCGTCGAGCAACAGCCCATCCGGTTCAGCCACCTCGTCCACGTGGATGATGCCGGAATGGCCTGCGAGGACTGCCACTACCTCAACGAGGACGGCTCCTTCAGCGGTATTCCCACGACCGAGTCCTGCACCGACTGCCACACCGACATGATGGGTGAAGACCCCGAGGAGGAGCGGTTCATCAACGAGTACGTCAACGAGGAGAAGGAAGTGCCGTGGCTGGTCTACCAGCATCAGCCCGACAACGTGTTCTTCTCCCACGCGGCGCACGCCTCGCAGGACTGCACCACCTGCCACCCCGACGTGGGCAGCAGCGATACCCCGCCCCTGCACTACCGCAACAAGCTGACCGGCTACTCCAACGGCGGCTACAAGATCGTGTTCGGCAGGGGTGTCGGCGTGGACCCGGCCTACAGCCGGGGGACCATGAAGATGTGGGAATGCGAGCGCTGCCACGCCGAGAACGGCCAGAGCAACGCCTGCTACGTCTGTCATCGCTAG
- the qrcB gene encoding menaquinone reductase molybdopterin-binding-like subunit QrcB, whose amino-acid sequence MNRRTFLSFAAGAGAGMMITPIPWKLTDDISIWTQNWQWNPKVPKRAVYFAEMASKLDPAGSGVRVALVDGVPVGLGASKDHPLSGGGVSALAAAEVGLLMSPARVRQPLVRTAAGLEPISWDDAEALLAEKLGQAKGDVAMVSGDDTGTANEVFAALMHKLSGAFYMMPGEAQSAHKALEMLGAEGRLAYDIEGADYVLLLGADALESSGTAVRNARAFSQSHPSGQDATAKYVYAGPVLNNTAVVCDQWIQARPGAAASVALGLAHVLMERGATAQAKGLDAFRKDVAANYSPARIERETGVRADTLRKLAAELAAARRPLVIAGSEFGQGAGARALMAALGLNAMLGRVNVAGGVKLVPEAPVVVDGAPSVASRYSADLVPFLKKLAEGQAKADVLLVYDANPAYALPQAELMAQAVRRAGFTVSFSSFMDETAELADLVLPSSMALERYDDVYTPYGAGQAVYSLNRPLARPAFDTRASADVLLSVARRLDIDLGYVAFKDVLRAKAVALGADWNALKRGAAWTSARTLPLVPDLTVAAAPAPRAVGEGLLALAPVAKHNLGSAKVALPPYNAVTVRNCDLMVQMNAKTARMSGVADGQTVRLTGPGGEMTARVHVTEKVMTGVVAAPLGFGHTAWDEYSRGLGDNAYKVLAAADDPETGLSVWSDTRVNIATA is encoded by the coding sequence ATGAATAGAAGAACCTTCCTGAGTTTTGCCGCCGGTGCCGGGGCGGGGATGATGATCACCCCCATCCCCTGGAAGCTGACGGACGATATCTCCATCTGGACCCAGAACTGGCAGTGGAACCCCAAGGTTCCCAAGCGCGCGGTCTACTTCGCCGAGATGGCCTCCAAGCTCGACCCCGCCGGGTCGGGCGTGCGCGTGGCTCTGGTGGACGGCGTGCCCGTGGGCCTTGGCGCCAGCAAGGATCACCCGCTGTCCGGAGGGGGTGTGTCGGCCCTGGCCGCCGCCGAGGTCGGCCTGTTGATGAGCCCGGCGCGCGTGCGCCAACCCCTGGTGCGCACCGCCGCAGGCCTCGAGCCCATCTCCTGGGACGACGCCGAGGCCCTGCTGGCCGAAAAGCTCGGTCAGGCCAAGGGTGATGTGGCCATGGTCAGCGGTGACGACACCGGCACGGCCAACGAGGTCTTCGCGGCCCTGATGCACAAGCTCTCCGGCGCGTTCTACATGATGCCCGGCGAGGCCCAGAGCGCCCACAAGGCCCTGGAGATGCTGGGCGCCGAAGGTCGGCTGGCCTACGACATCGAAGGCGCGGACTATGTGCTGCTGCTTGGCGCCGACGCCCTGGAAAGCTCGGGCACCGCCGTGCGCAACGCCCGGGCCTTCTCCCAGAGCCACCCCTCGGGCCAGGACGCCACGGCCAAGTACGTCTACGCGGGCCCGGTGCTGAACAACACCGCCGTGGTCTGCGACCAGTGGATCCAGGCCCGCCCCGGCGCCGCCGCCAGCGTGGCCCTGGGCCTGGCCCACGTGCTCATGGAGCGCGGCGCCACCGCCCAGGCCAAGGGTCTGGACGCCTTCCGCAAGGACGTGGCCGCCAACTACAGCCCCGCGCGCATCGAGCGCGAGACGGGCGTGCGCGCCGACACCCTGCGCAAGCTGGCCGCCGAGCTGGCCGCCGCCAGGCGGCCGCTGGTCATCGCCGGGTCGGAGTTCGGCCAGGGCGCAGGCGCCCGGGCCCTGATGGCCGCCCTGGGTCTGAACGCCATGCTCGGGCGCGTCAACGTGGCCGGTGGTGTGAAGCTTGTGCCCGAGGCCCCGGTGGTCGTGGACGGCGCGCCTTCGGTCGCCAGCCGCTACAGCGCCGACCTGGTGCCCTTCCTGAAAAAGCTGGCCGAGGGCCAGGCCAAGGCCGACGTTCTGCTGGTCTACGACGCCAACCCGGCCTACGCCCTGCCCCAGGCGGAGCTGATGGCCCAGGCCGTGCGCCGCGCGGGCTTCACCGTGAGCTTCTCGAGCTTCATGGACGAGACCGCCGAGCTGGCCGACCTGGTGCTGCCCAGCAGCATGGCCCTGGAGCGCTACGACGACGTGTACACCCCCTACGGCGCCGGGCAGGCCGTCTACAGCCTGAACCGGCCCCTGGCGCGCCCGGCCTTCGACACCCGCGCCAGCGCCGACGTGCTGCTCTCCGTGGCCCGTAGGCTGGACATCGACCTGGGCTATGTCGCGTTCAAGGACGTGCTGCGGGCCAAGGCCGTGGCCCTGGGCGCCGACTGGAACGCCCTCAAGCGCGGAGCGGCCTGGACCAGCGCCCGGACCCTGCCCCTGGTGCCCGACCTGACCGTGGCTGCGGCCCCCGCGCCCCGGGCCGTGGGCGAGGGCCTGCTGGCCCTGGCCCCGGTGGCCAAGCACAACCTGGGCTCGGCCAAGGTGGCCCTGCCGCCCTACAACGCCGTCACCGTGCGCAACTGCGACCTCATGGTGCAGATGAACGCCAAGACCGCGCGCATGAGCGGCGTGGCCGACGGCCAGACCGTGCGCCTGACCGGCCCCGGCGGCGAGATGACCGCCCGGGTCCATGTCACCGAGAAGGTCATGACCGGCGTCGTCGCCGCGCCCCTGGGCTTCGGCCACACGGCGTGGGACGAGTACAGCAGGGGCCTTGGCGACAACGCCTACAAGGTCCTGGCTGCGGCCGATGACCCCGAGACCGGCCTGTCCGTGTGGTCCGACACCCGGGTGAACATCGCCACCGCCTAA
- a CDS encoding 4Fe-4S dicluster domain-containing protein, with translation MSTFQDFPIRWGMVIDIDKCTGCGACVVACNKENNIAPQDNQLRRIEAKGFPTRFKKIEWLTIYELTDGGDTAYLPRPCMQCGVPSCVSVCPAIATDKNENGGIVSQIYPRCFGCRYCMASCPYHARVFNWDQPVWPEGMEKQLTPHTSVRSRGVVEKCSFCHHRLMYAKDAARVAGEDPEKLADGAYMPACAEVCPTGAITFGDVKNPEHAVYELARSPHTFRLLARLGTDPQVYYMSKRAWVRLQGDNYLANEKAQVNEGGAHHG, from the coding sequence ATGTCCACTTTCCAAGACTTCCCGATCAGATGGGGCATGGTCATCGACATCGACAAATGCACGGGCTGCGGCGCGTGTGTCGTGGCCTGCAACAAGGAAAACAACATCGCGCCCCAGGACAACCAGCTGCGGCGCATCGAGGCCAAGGGCTTCCCCACCCGTTTCAAGAAGATCGAGTGGCTGACCATCTATGAGCTGACCGACGGCGGCGACACGGCCTACCTGCCCCGGCCCTGCATGCAGTGCGGCGTGCCCTCGTGCGTGTCGGTCTGCCCGGCCATCGCCACCGACAAGAACGAGAACGGCGGCATCGTGAGCCAGATCTACCCGCGCTGCTTCGGCTGCCGGTATTGCATGGCCTCGTGCCCCTACCACGCCCGCGTGTTCAACTGGGACCAGCCCGTGTGGCCCGAGGGCATGGAGAAGCAGCTCACCCCGCATACGTCGGTGCGTTCGCGCGGCGTGGTGGAGAAATGCTCGTTCTGCCACCATCGCCTGATGTACGCCAAGGACGCCGCCCGCGTGGCCGGGGAAGACCCCGAAAAGCTGGCCGACGGCGCCTACATGCCCGCGTGCGCCGAGGTGTGCCCCACGGGCGCCATCACTTTCGGCGACGTGAAGAACCCCGAGCACGCCGTCTACGAGCTGGCCCGCAGCCCGCACACCTTCCGGCTGCTGGCGCGCCTGGGCACCGACCCGCAGGTCTATTACATGAGCAAGCGCGCCTGGGTCCGCCTGCAGGGCGACAACTACCTGGCCAATGAAAAAGCCCAAGTGAACGAGGGAGGGGCTCACCATGGATAG
- the qrcD gene encoding menaquinone reductase integral membrane subunit QrcD, giving the protein MDRALWPEGVERCSLGKFLLWLGVCGVVFALGAYEAIMILFPDGLARTALDNYFGFGLWITFDLAVIALGAGAFFTGLLKYILDIKELEKIVNLTVIIGFLCYSGAMLILALDVGQPLRSWFGFWHPNVHSMLTEVMFCITCYLMVLTLEFIPNILENRKLNQIPLLHNIAHNFHYVMPLIAGIGAFLSTFHQGSLGGMYGVLFGRPYVLRDGFFIWPWTFFLFVLSAVGSGPCFSVLVVKLMELLTGKKLVDWNVKRLMCKIAGTMLTLYVFLKILDTWAWATDVLPRSGLTWDQMFNSDLGYGVSLLWIEIGLCGVVPAVLLMVSAFRNIPALLYTGAILSCVGVTINRYVFTVQALAIPVMPFDKWYLYVPNWAEWGPSVMVIAYGFIVTSLAYRYLPVFPQEVALNAKAPAAPVAPAAPAEAEQPA; this is encoded by the coding sequence ATGGATAGAGCACTGTGGCCTGAGGGAGTCGAGCGCTGCTCGCTCGGCAAATTCCTGCTGTGGCTCGGCGTGTGCGGGGTGGTGTTCGCCCTGGGTGCCTACGAGGCCATCATGATCCTGTTCCCGGACGGCCTGGCGCGCACCGCGCTGGACAACTACTTCGGGTTCGGCTTGTGGATCACCTTCGACCTGGCGGTCATCGCCCTGGGCGCAGGGGCCTTCTTCACCGGCTTGCTCAAGTACATCCTGGACATCAAGGAGCTGGAGAAGATCGTCAACCTGACGGTCATCATCGGCTTTTTGTGCTACTCCGGCGCCATGCTGATCCTGGCCCTGGACGTGGGCCAGCCGCTGCGCTCCTGGTTCGGCTTCTGGCACCCCAACGTCCACTCCATGCTGACGGAAGTGATGTTCTGCATCACCTGCTACCTCATGGTGCTGACCCTGGAGTTCATCCCGAACATCCTTGAGAACCGCAAGCTGAACCAGATTCCGCTGCTGCACAACATCGCGCACAACTTCCACTACGTGATGCCGCTCATCGCGGGCATCGGCGCGTTCCTGTCCACCTTCCACCAGGGCTCCCTGGGCGGCATGTACGGCGTGCTCTTCGGGCGGCCCTACGTGCTGCGTGACGGCTTCTTCATCTGGCCGTGGACGTTCTTCCTGTTCGTGCTCTCCGCCGTGGGCTCCGGCCCGTGCTTCTCCGTGCTGGTGGTCAAGCTCATGGAGCTGCTCACGGGCAAGAAGCTGGTGGACTGGAACGTCAAGCGCCTGATGTGCAAGATCGCTGGCACCATGCTGACCCTGTACGTCTTCCTGAAGATCCTGGACACCTGGGCCTGGGCCACGGACGTGCTGCCGCGTTCCGGCCTGACGTGGGACCAGATGTTCAACAGCGACCTGGGCTACGGCGTCAGCCTGCTGTGGATCGAGATCGGCCTGTGCGGCGTCGTGCCGGCCGTCCTGCTGATGGTCTCCGCGTTCAGGAACATCCCCGCGCTGCTCTACACCGGCGCGATCCTGTCGTGCGTGGGCGTGACCATCAACCGCTACGTGTTCACGGTGCAGGCCCTGGCCATCCCGGTCATGCCCTTCGACAAGTGGTACCTCTACGTGCCGAACTGGGCGGAGTGGGGCCCGTCGGTGATGGTCATCGCCTACGGCTTCATCGTGACCTCCCTGGCGTACCGCTACCTGCCTGTGTTCCCGCAGGAGGTGGCCCTCAACGCCAAGGCGCCTGCGGCGCCCGTGGCCCCGGCGGCCCCCGCCGAGGCCGAGCAGCCCGCGTAA